The nucleotide sequence atatataatttctgaaaattaatctaaTTGAATAGTTCTTGAAGATaaaattgagaattagggtatgaggctgattttgaaagaaaggtGTAAGAATtatgtttaacatgttgtaatTTGATGTTATGTATGATTTCTTAATCTGTAATGCTACTATATTCTGAATTGGATTGAGATTAGGACTAGTTGAATGAATTGAGGAAATTGTGTATGATTGTTGGAATGAgttgaattgatgttgttaatgcatgttttgtgtttctttcgatgcctagttgtgtataggacctgtaaacaatcgctggaaaacgttttgggtgatcaggggattaaaattgggtttttggagtggaGAGAGGTCTGAAATCGTAAGTTTTTACCCTGTACTGttgagtggtcgcttaagcgaacatcccGTAGCTTAAGCGAGCGATCAAAAATCGCTGCCCAGAATTGTCTttagctgttcgcttaagcgaaccatgaGCGAGCCGTAAGCGTAGAATGCCTTTAGATATGACATTgtgttcgcttgagcgaactgcgagcgaaccgtgagcgagcgAGGACTTCAACCTTCTGTgagttggtcgcttaagcgagctacccgtcgcttaagcgaactgggcCTTAGTCAGCCTTTTTCTGAACCTTGCTTTGTGCACTAGGGGTCCCTTTTGAGTACTTCTAAGTGTTCCTTTAGCTTGTATAACTCTTGTATAGGCATCAAATCTTACTTATAATACAATGTTAATTGATtggttaattttatgaattttggagATGTTGTAGTTACATGAATCAAGTGatgaacatgttgcattaaaggggtggtgagtcatataagtacatatgcatttgttgagttgtatgtagatatacacaagtggagtcagttgcataagcataaaaacggTGAGGACCTCGGTCCTgaaacgccttgtcgttcaaagcggtggaacactatgttgttcaaagcggtgttaatgggaggactcatgtcctgataaaaagaatgctttaaccattctacaacggtgagggcttcggccctgatatggtaccacatgcatagttgcatttgttgaggagtcttagaggAGTTGTCATGTCCCGCATGAGTCTTAGGAGTGGAGTCGGGTGGTTGCATGAATCGTTATTTGCTGGCTTAATTACCATTGGATATTGATGTTGCTAATGATGTTGTACTTATTTAATGGATGAATTGTTATgttgatagggtgttagattcattgatgttattatatattaatattattgtttgagaatctcaccccttctgcttggaaatgttgcccttcctatgggtaacttgcaggtgatcctgagtagtaggtggtggctcactgtgtctagggctctgatacgtgggatgagattttatttcttcaattcttcctatgtatcaattttgaaatatcgttgttgtagccctatggaTGATTTGGTTTCTTTCGATGAGGCGTTTGTGCCAAGAACAATTGTTCGAGTttatttaagttgaaaaatattccgtTGCAAGTTTAACGTTGTTTTTATGAtgaatgtttaattaaatagatttttatatattctatttaagaaatttgatgatgtagtgtgacatgcccgttggggttttactctgattgttaaaatatgattatttaattgattttgggaaacggggtgttacagactAGACCAAAACCCTGAAAATGAacggaaaagaaaagaaaaagtggaAACAACAAAACTGTCCAAAGAACAGATCAAGGAAATCTGTAATTAGGAAATCCACAATAAAAATTAGAATAGTTTTGTgacatatataaatttttaaagcaATCCAAGTATCAAAGTTACTGATACCTCTAACATTCCAATAGAGGAAATTCAATGATCACTCGAACGATTGTCACCCCGGGCACGAGATTTAGTAGGCTGCTTTGCTAAGACTTGTTGTACCTTGagtttctgtttctgttttcTTGTTAGAACAGACATGAAGTCTTCAGCTGCTGATCTTTCATCATATTCTCGGACTCTTGCCCACAAATCTAAACCATGCTGGATATTCTTGCTAGGATGAACCTCTTGCTTTTGCAAAATAACCACATCTTGTTCCTTTTCTGTGGGCATAATTCCACTAACAACACTAGGTGGTTCGACAACCACATGTGATTTCAAGGCATGTGATCCAGCATACACGTCATCGTGCTCAACAACAGTATCCGTCTGAACCTGCACCGATTCTACAGACCCTTCATGCACCTCTTGGTGCTCAACAACATGTGATGAATGTGGTGTACTCTCAATGGGAACTTTGGGACTCTCCTCCAGCTCCCTCAGGCTTGAAAGATTGCGCTCACTCTCGTGAGAACCTTTGGGACTCTCCTCCAGCTCCCTCGGGCTCGAACGATTGTGATCCACCTCATCTGAAAGCAAACCAGAGACATCATCCATCGTGGGGTTCTCCAACACCTCCCTAGATGTCATATGTAACTTCTCTACTATCTCAGAATGCACATCAACATGCGCAACAGGGGAAACAACTTTTAACACTGGCATAGTATGTGGCAACTCTCCAGGagaaattttatcaaacacattgTGTAATGGAAAGCTGAAAGTATTGGACGACAAAGACATGTCCATCTGGGAACTAGCCACTGTAGAAGTAACAATCGGCCCCATCTGTGAATTAAAGGTTAAAGTAGGGGCAGGAAATGAAGCCGAAATGGCTAATGAAGCTGGTGCCAATGATGTAGCTGTAGGTGTAGAAATATCAGAGACCGGAACCCTCTGAGTGGTAGTAACAGTCGAAGCAACCGGAACCGGAACCCCTGTCCAAGTGCTACCTATGGACGTTGAAGCACCCACatccttgttgttgttgttctgccGTGTAGGCTTAGGGGTTGCTACCTCTGCTACAACAATCTATTTCCCTCGATCAATCTTGTCCTTAGGTGCTTGCGGATGTAACCAACGACAAGTAGAGATATCGTGCCCAATAGCGAAGAGTTTGTTCTTATGTCATTGAGATTTAATGAATTTATTAGTTGAttattaaaatagattttattaATTCCTTAGTTGATTATTTAAATAATGTTATAAAGatgatgataaaatatttttaatgaaaggTAAATAAGGGAGGTAAAAAGTCAGACCAAAATGGTGTATctcttttttatattgttatagatAGTTAGTATATTATATTGTTATAGATAATTAAAAGGGgtaatttttgtcattttgtgaTGAACTCATGATTTGTTAGACCATGCTTTGAAAAAGACTAGTCTATaatcaaatatgatattttttttctcgttTGTCAACTATAATTTACTccatttcaaaaatattattagtttTGTCTCTAAAATGCTAAAACGATCAAAGTACCATCATCAATataattgtacaaaaaaaaattgatataaacttttcataaaatcataaccatataaacttttcataaaatcataaccataagaaaatttaaacatagttaaacgatcatataatatatttagtttGACAATTCCCTCCgatataaaaaacataaactttattttattataataagcTTTGATTTCtatatgatcatataataagaaacattcaataatttaagaatgagttcctaaaaaaaaaaattaagcatgaGGAATAAGTGCAAAGGCAATGAGGGTAAAGTTATCTGCTGGATTCTCTAACACAATAGCGCTAAAATTGTTAGAAGTTGAACCATCGTTAGCGGAAAGGGTGAGACGGTAGTTGGTCCCATTTTCCGTAACATCGGACACGCCATTGATAACTTTCTCAAATATCAGATTTGCCTCGGTATTGTGCTTGTTGTACTCGGTAACAGCAAAAGTAGCGACTTTAATCACGTGTGGATCATTGATATCTACAGGGATAGCTTGATTAGTTGCCGCTGAGACTAACAGAACAATGACGATAAGAACAAGAGATTGAAATCCCATGATGATTGTCTTATAATTGTTATCTCTTCAAGGTTCAAAAATCTTGATGGTGTGAGTGTGCCTTAGCCGAATTGGGTGTTATATTTATAGCACACAAATTATATCAAgctgatatttttatttttttactagttgaaataaatataataaagtcaaatccatatttttttttactaaattcagTCAAAtctattaaattatattaaaagggATTACAgatgaattgaaaatttattcatttaattatatttaaaacaatattatgtactcttctcatttttatctatatttttccCAAGTTAATTATATCAAGTTTGTATTATTCTTTTACTGgtgaaaataaatatgattaagtcaaataatttattttcacctATATAAAACCTTGAATAGATAATGATGTTACAtataaattgaatatttattcatttaatttaaattataaaaaaattaagtatatgttcttattcttttttatctATATGTTGAATAAGCAATATCGATTtggtaatattttttaaatattaagtcaaatcttttttttttaattaggtcaaatatgtcatattttatcaaacaaggttaaatttgtttttttgaaggaatcaaACAAGGttaaatataagttgaatattaatctttttaatataattatgaaaaaattgttgcctattttttttttttcatatagaGAATACTATCTATTCTAGAAAGtagttataattatttaaaaaaatcaaaaatttcacgaggaatattttttttaactatgaagtcaaatatttttttatgaattgattaGGTCAAATATGTTGTATTATATCAAATAAgattaatgataaattaaaaattaatatatttatttataattattttcctACTAAGAATATTATCTCTTCTAGAAAGTAgttacaaatatataaaaaaataatgtataattttatgaatatgatttttattattttcaactaGAAAAATAATCATGCTATCACACAAGTCTCTgtcatattaaattttattaaaatatgaaatgtataatatatttgattaattaaatcaaCACAACACATACAATGTTTCGATATATAGATGTTGACTGTCCTTGCGAGCTTAACTCCgttggtaggaacaatgcataatatatgcaaggttcgtggttcaaaccccagccaacacaaaaaaatatacatgttgACTTTGCTATTGTTATAATTATTGTGGATTGTTCTTCCTAGAGTTTGTTCTTATCTCATTGAGatttaatgaaattattagttaattattaaaatagattttattaATTCCTTAGTTGATTATTTAAATAATGTTATAAAGatgatgataaaatatttttaatgaaaggTAAAAAGTCAGACCAAAATGGTGTATctcttttttatattgttatagatAGTTAGTATATTATATTGTTATAGATAATTAAAAGGGgtaatttttgtcattttatgaTGAACTCATGATTTGTTAGACCATGCTTTGAAAAAGACTAGACAATaatcaaatatgatattttttttctcgttTGTCAACTGTAATTTACTccatttcaaaaatattaatagtttTGTCTCTAAAATGCTAAAACGATCAAAGTACCATCATCGATataattgtacaaaaaaaaattgatataaaattttcataaaatcataaccaTAAGAAAATTTAAACCTAGTTAAacgatcatataatatatttagtttGACAATTCCCTGCgatataaaaaacataaactttattttattataataagcTTTGATTTCtatatgatcatataataagaaacattcaataatttaagaatgagttccgaaaaaaaaaaaattaaccatgaGGAATAATTGCAAAGGCAGTGAGGGTAAAGTTATCTGCTGGATTCTCTAACACAATAGCGCTAAAATTGTTAGAAGTTGAACCATCGTTAGCGGAAAGGGTGAGACGGTAGTTGGTCCCATTTTCCGTAACATCGGACACGCCATTGATAACTTTCTCAAATTTCAGATTTGCCTCGGTATTGTGCTTGTTGTACTCGGTAACAGCAAAAGTAGCGACTTTAATCACGTGTGGATCATTGATGTCTACAGGGATAGCTTGATTAGTTGCCGCTGAGACTAACAGAACAATGACGATAAGAACAAGAGATTTAAATCCCATGATGATTGTCTTATAATTGTTATCTCTTCAATGTTCACAAATCTTGATGGTGTGAGTGTGCCTTAGCCGAATTGGTTGTTATATTTATAGCACACAAATTATATCAAgctgatatttttatttttttactagttgaaataaatataattaagtcaaatccatatttttttttactaaattcagTCAAAtctattaaattatattaaaagggATTACAtatgaattgaaaatttattcatttaattatatttaaaaaaatattatgtactcttctcatttttatctatattttgcCCAAGTTATATCAAGTTTGTAATATTCTTTTACTGgtgaaaataaatatgattaagtcaaataatttattttcacctATATAAAACCTTGAATAGATAATGATGTTACAtataaattgaatatttattcatttaatttaaattataaaaagattaAGTAtatgttcttattttttttatctatatgtTGAATAAGCAATATcgattttgtaatattttttaaatattaagtcaaatctttttttatttaattaggtcaaatatgtcatattttatcaaacaaggttaaatttgtttttttgaaggaatcaaACAAGGttaaatataagttgaatattaatctttttaatataattatgaaaaaattgttgcctattttttttttttcatatagaGAATACTATCTATTCTAGAAAGtagttataattatttaaaaaaatctgaatggAATTGACCCTAAAAATTGCGATGCTCTGCTAGGGTTGCTAGCAGGAGCGCCGTTTCCATGCCTTGTTCACCCATTTCAATTTACAAAAATTCAACACCAATATTCTTACGTAATCCAATTCCATTATTGTCCATCCTTTTGATATTGGATCAATTTGCTTTTCACTTTGGTGATTGTAGATTACGTGTTCTTTCAATCTTCTTCAATTGTTTAAGTTTGATTGGTTCAATACCTTGTAGCCGCTTCACCTCATTTCATTTGGTGGGCTGCTACGTTCAGCTCCGACATCGCAATTTTTAGGCCCCTGATGGCATTCACGTGCCCATGGCCGTGTGTGTCCGACACCACACCTTCCGCATCAGCTACTGTGCAATCAGTTTCTGCAGCAATGGTGCAACCAATTtcagcaacaacaaaatcatttgCAGCAGCCCTAGCGGGTCCAAAAGTGATTGATGACAGACCTCTACCTACTCCATGCATTAAAGGCGATGCTTTGAGCATCCAAATCTGCCAGGAAGAGTACCATATGGGAGTGGAGAAGGCGTTAAGGGCTCGTTTGACTCTTAACAAGGGAGATAAGCCATACTCTGCACGTGACTTAAGCAATAAAATCGGAAAGCTTTGGAAAACATCGGCGGGCTGGAAAATGGTGCCTCTCGGCAAAGGATACTATGATTTTCATTTTGACTCGGCGGACGATCTAGGGAAGATATGGGCAGCAGACACAGTTAACCTCAAGCCAGGTTTGCTAAGGTTATCACAATGGACCAAAGATTTCAAATATCATGCTCAGAAACAGACACATGTATCTCTTTGGATTCGCTTGGTGGAGTTACCGCAGGAGTATTGGCGGGAGAGAACTTTGAAGGAAATCGCAAGTGCGGTTGGTACTCCGATTGACATAGATGGTCCGACACAAAACCGTACCTTTGGTCACTATGCAAGAATTTTAGTCGACATTGATCTTTCTAAGAGAGCTTATAATGAAATTCTTGTTGAGAGAGAGGGCTTCGCTTTCAAAGTGGAGGTTCAATATGAGAGGAGACCTTTGTTTtgtcattattgtttcactattggGCACAATGTCTCCACTTGTAAATGGTTACATCCGCTACCGCTAAAGGACAAGACGGATAGAGAGAAACAAATAGTTATTGCCGAGGCAGCACCCACAAAACCATCTCGGCAGAACAATGATGTGCGTGCTTCCACTTCGGCTAATGGTAGCACTTGTACGTGGGTTCCAGCTCCGGTTGCTTCAACAGTTACTACCACTCAGAGAATTCCGGTTATTGTAACTACATCATTGGCTTCGACCCCACTGGACATTCCGGCTTCTATGCCACAGTTGGAGTCGGTTCCTATTGCTACTTCAGCAGTTGCTACTTCTCAGATTGACGTCCCTGTGTCCGTACCGCCTTTGTTGTCAAATTCTTTCAGCTTTCCAATACACAACGTGTTTGATAGAATTTCTCCTGTGGGGTTGCCACATACTGTGCCAGTGTTAGAACTTGTTTCCCCTGATGCGAACGTTGACgtgtgtcataccccaaattttgaccacttttctctattcttacccattttattcctatttttaaagtcggaaattttcgtcgtttcagacgaaatttcggtagagaggttactttgaagtacctcatttttgatTCCAAGTCGAGCCATGTTccctctttattttctttttatttcagtatttaatttccatcttttgttagttttaattttagttttggttttaaaattagttactctttttagtttattttctatttttgtccGATAATGTCAATGAGTCCGAAAAATCCCAGCAAGggtccaaaaaatatttttttcattcgcCTCAAATTCAGGCAGATTCGCAGAGTCAAACTTTTGTTTCCAAATCCAGTACACTGTTGCGGTTTTCTGCAAGttgtttcctttttcctttCAACCCTAATGGTATAAATTAAAACCTGCAAAAAGAAAACAGGAGGCTGCACTGTTCACACACGGACAGAGAGAGACTTTTTCAGCCGCAACAGTCAACACCCCAACCCTAATTTCATTTCTCTCTCCGATTTctaaaatcaaacacaaaaaaatcatctaatttctcaagaacactaTGAACACTAAAATTCCAGTATCATGATTCGaccacaaaaaaatacaaaagattCCAAGTTAACAACACAACCAAATCGACAGAACCGTAAATCTGACACATTCAAGCCATAATTCAACCGGAATCGGAGGAGGAGATTGGAGCGTGAATCGAAGTAAATCCGAACCGTTTTGAGCGAAGAAGAAGCTAGATCggacgtttttttttttatttttctcagaAGTATAACCTCCAAGATCGTAACCGATCTAAAGAGGTAACCAGTGTCACTttgttctctcttctccttTGCATTTTACTTCCTAAATCTGTATGAGATGTGAGTTTCTTTTTTTGGAAAACGGTTGGGAGATAGAAATTTTTGAAACCGATCTTTAAAGTTCAGATCTAGAagttttggttgtttgtttgtgaaaatTAAGTAGATTTTCGAAAAGTATGAAGAAACggatgtttaaaaacgtaaaaactTTTTTGATTTAGAGGAGTTtgaaactccggcgcggtggtgccaccaccggccaccgcgccggaaaacaTGAACTCGTCGGAGAAGATGAaccttcatcttttttttttcagaaatgtTTTAAGAGGAGAGTAGAGAGAGAAGTGAGGGTTttgattttagagagagaagagaacaagaaaaaatgaaaaataaaccgGTGCTGCCCCTTTTATAGAAACGTTAACCGGTTCGGTTCGCCTGTGAACCGATATAGGCTTGAACCGGAACGGTTCACTCTAAGTCCAATGGATTCTCTCTCTCGGCCCATTTTCTTTGTTGCTGGAACTTTTTGCTGTTTGCTGTTTGCACCTACTATTTCCACTACTGTACCGCTACATTCCATTGTGTTATAATTTGTTGCAATATTTCTAACctcttttatcattttcatatttttgtttagcATCTTACTTATGTCTAAAATCATGCATATTTATTTTGACTTATTTAGTTCTTTAATTTTGCCTCATGcattttcttgttttaattttgatattacaCATTTTTTAATCTCTACCTCATGCATTTTaacccccccccccaaaaaaaatcaGTATATGCGTATTTGGTTtcctttagttttattttatctagCATATGTGTTTATTTTGATGTGTTTGCATTTTACTTTCGTTATCACCTATTTCAATTTGCTTAAATTTCTTGGAattagcatgtatttaggaattgatgtaataatgtaggtaacacaagcaacgacacttgcaccgacactaccacaatttatttaccgctttccgctcGTTTTTTCTACGTCGTTACATTAGCTCACCGTTAGTTAAGAAAAgtcattttcacaaaaaaatcaaatatgtcaaaacttcaaaaatattttcttaataaaccttggtttgtaacccaagtgttttccttttattttcttaatcaaatgcttaattgaattaacattcataatagacttgatttcttgtaattaaaatttgaccaacctcactttattttctctcatgtcttgaggcctcttatcccttctgttatcgcgattttcgggtgtcaagtcattaattaggcttgaacctttcaatctttgatgttttctattttttcttgggaagggcaaaattgagaaaaacccttagagtctaagttcgggggtcgttttcgctacgggaaggtgttaggcacccggaacgattatggtattccacaagaaccgttctcctaagtttattcttacgctttatttttattgcctacttattgaaaaagaagtttcatttgagtgaagaatgggggagagaagatgattgagattttattttacttggcttggtggagttttaactcattgcctacgtacccttttaagggatcaaaaccaatcgtagttcgttctcgaaaattgtttttgtttttgttggttgattttaagtttgaaaaaggaattttgaagaatggagatgagaggcctcaagggcatgagatttggaaaatgtgaggttggtgagtcatttatatgctattttaatatgctatttagtttagttttatttagattttatattattttatattagattttatattatttagttttgctgcttttgcttggactccaagctattctattttggcgcacaatctactgaggaatattcttggaatatacttgcttagattttaagtcaattgtgtactataaatagagtagctagccatcacaaatattcatcttttcttggaatgcaatatgtgacaattgttttctaataaaagttcatttactttattgttatttacttttatgctttctctcttcttctccttgtcta is from Medicago truncatula cultivar Jemalong A17 chromosome 1, MtrunA17r5.0-ANR, whole genome shotgun sequence and encodes:
- the LOC25481071 gene encoding cysteine proteinase inhibitor 5; this translates as MGFQSLVLIVIVLLVSAATNQAIPVDINDPHVIKVATFAVTEYNKHNTEANLIFEKVINGVSDVTENGTNYRLTLSANDGSTSNNFSAIVLENPADNFTLIAFALIPHA
- the LOC120578190 gene encoding cysteine proteinase inhibitor 5; the encoded protein is MGFKSLVLIVIVLLVSAATNQAIPVDINDPHVIKVATFAVTEYNKHNTEANLKFEKVINGVSDVTENGTNYRLTLSANDGSTSNNFSAIVLENPADNFTLTAFAIIPHG